Proteins from a single region of Vibrio gigantis:
- a CDS encoding MobC family plasmid mobilization relaxosome protein produces MDKREKIIKIRATESEYDALVKRSSKPRLAEWMREYCLDAKVPRANTVPKVDPALLRQLSGMGNNLNQIARAINSQDWKPVDRVQIVAALSSLQRELNLIRTKKNANDDS; encoded by the coding sequence GTGGATAAACGAGAGAAGATAATCAAAATCAGAGCAACTGAATCTGAATATGACGCCTTAGTTAAACGCAGCTCTAAACCTCGTTTGGCGGAATGGATGCGGGAATACTGTTTGGATGCAAAAGTACCTCGAGCTAATACGGTACCCAAAGTAGACCCAGCATTATTGAGGCAGCTTTCGGGAATGGGGAATAATTTGAATCAAATTGCACGAGCGATTAATAGTCAGGATTGGAAACCGGTTGATCGCGTGCAAATCGTTGCCGCTTTATCGAGCCTTCAACGTGAACTGAATTTGATAAGAACCAAGAAG